In Lewinellaceae bacterium, a single window of DNA contains:
- the nrfD gene encoding polysulfide reductase NrfD, which produces MEKDLKALSKDLLPRPFGTLGKAWVALLLLSSLISLFFYIGQLRQGLVITDLRDFTPWGIYISNFVFFVAISLVGSLISAILKLSGASWRTPMTRISEIIAVAAIIFAAIAIILDMGRPDRFYHLFLYGRIQSPIIWDVIVITTYLIISFFLLYIPMLPDLAYMRDRFQGIPKWQHKLYQVLALNWKETPKQKEKLNRAIYVLAVVIIPIAFGIHTVTSWLFAATLRPGWDSTNFGPYFVSGAFMVGAAGVITAMAVFRQFLNMKAYFTDDHFDKMGRLLVVLSFVYLYFNINEYFIPAYKLKGIESEHLQELFVGNFAPLFWSVQIFGMILPIIVLLFKKGRKPLPMLLMSVLVIVGAWFKRFLIVVPTLNHPYIPIQRVPEDWLHYYPTFQEWFITLGTVTGALLIITLFVRLFPIVPILETAEEIPHKNTEKTT; this is translated from the coding sequence ATGGAGAAAGACCTGAAAGCGCTTAGCAAGGACCTGCTCCCCAGGCCATTCGGGACATTGGGAAAAGCGTGGGTGGCCTTATTGCTGCTAAGCAGTTTGATCAGTTTGTTCTTTTACATCGGGCAGCTCCGGCAGGGCCTTGTCATCACCGACCTGAGGGATTTCACGCCCTGGGGCATCTACATCTCCAACTTCGTCTTTTTTGTCGCGATCAGCCTGGTAGGATCGCTCATCAGCGCCATCCTCAAATTGTCGGGGGCAAGCTGGAGAACCCCTATGACCCGAATCTCGGAAATCATCGCCGTGGCGGCCATCATCTTTGCAGCTATTGCGATCATCCTGGACATGGGGCGCCCGGACCGTTTTTACCACCTGTTTCTCTATGGCAGGATTCAGTCTCCGATCATCTGGGATGTCATCGTCATCACAACCTACCTGATCATCAGTTTTTTTCTGTTGTACATTCCCATGTTGCCCGACCTGGCTTATATGAGGGATCGGTTCCAGGGAATTCCAAAGTGGCAGCATAAATTGTATCAGGTGCTGGCCCTCAACTGGAAAGAGACCCCAAAGCAAAAAGAAAAACTGAACCGCGCCATTTATGTCCTGGCCGTGGTGATCATCCCCATTGCTTTCGGGATTCACACCGTTACCTCCTGGCTATTTGCCGCTACTTTGCGGCCAGGTTGGGATAGCACCAATTTTGGCCCCTATTTCGTTTCCGGGGCATTCATGGTGGGTGCCGCCGGGGTGATCACGGCCATGGCGGTCTTCCGGCAATTCCTCAATATGAAGGCGTATTTTACGGATGATCACTTTGATAAGATGGGCCGGCTGCTGGTGGTTTTGTCATTTGTATATTTATATTTCAACATCAATGAGTATTTTATTCCAGCCTATAAATTGAAAGGAATTGAAAGCGAACACCTGCAGGAATTGTTCGTCGGGAATTTCGCACCCCTGTTCTGGTCGGTGCAAATATTTGGGATGATCTTACCGATCATTGTGCTCTTGTTCAAAAAGGGAAGGAAACCGCTTCCTATGCTCTTAATGTCTGTTCTGGTTATTGTAGGCGCCTGGTTTAAGCGCTTTCTCATTGTAGTGCCCACTTTAAACCACCCCTACATTCCCATTCAGCGAGTACCTGAAGACTGGCTCCACTATTACCCCACTTTTCAGGAATGGTTTATCACCCTGGGCACCGTGACGGGAGCGCTGCTGATCATCACCCTTTTTGTAAGGCTGTTCCCAATCGTTCCTATCCTTGAGACCGCTGAGGAAATTCCTCATAAAAATACCGAAAAAACCACTTGA
- a CDS encoding c-type cytochrome: MNTKFFVPILLLGFSLCLLSFQGSSDWPVPEKYQKMKNPVPADKESISIGKTLYGTHCKSCHGKEGYGDGTKAAQLETPCGDFTIDKFQKQTDGAIFYKTSEGRDDMPSFKKKIPDQEDIWHLVNFLRTLKE; encoded by the coding sequence ATGAATACCAAATTTTTCGTTCCGATCCTTCTATTAGGATTTTCACTGTGTTTACTTTCTTTCCAGGGCAGCAGCGACTGGCCGGTGCCGGAAAAGTACCAAAAAATGAAAAATCCCGTCCCTGCCGATAAAGAGTCGATCAGCATTGGAAAGACTTTATACGGCACACACTGCAAATCCTGCCACGGCAAAGAAGGATACGGCGACGGCACTAAGGCCGCCCAACTTGAAACGCCTTGTGGCGATTTCACCATCGACAAGTTCCAGAAGCAGACAGACGGGGCTATTTTCTACAAAACTTCGGAGGGAAGAGACGATATGCCTTCTTTCAAAAAGAAGATTCCCGACCAGGAAGATATCTGGCATCTGGTAAATTTCCTGCGCACGCTGAAGGAATAG
- a CDS encoding glutathione peroxidase yields MKIAALFLLLAILGVTLVSATKRKAQTADAKAAPNAFHELTVTGIDGKEIQMKDFQGKYVLCVNVASKCGFTPQYKGLQALYEKYQDKLVIIGFPSNQFLMQEPGSEEEIATFCEINYGVTFPLTEKIKVKGGGQHPVYAWLTQKKYNGVSDAKVSWNFNKFLISPEGKWLAHFPSKVEPMSEEITQYLQ; encoded by the coding sequence ATGAAAATTGCCGCCCTTTTCCTCCTGCTCGCCATTCTCGGCGTTACCCTGGTAAGCGCCACTAAACGGAAAGCCCAAACTGCCGACGCCAAAGCCGCGCCCAACGCTTTCCACGAGCTAACCGTCACCGGCATCGACGGCAAGGAAATCCAGATGAAAGATTTTCAGGGCAAGTACGTACTGTGTGTCAACGTGGCCTCCAAATGCGGCTTCACCCCTCAGTACAAAGGCCTGCAGGCCCTCTACGAAAAATACCAGGACAAACTCGTGATCATCGGCTTCCCCAGCAACCAGTTCCTCATGCAGGAACCGGGCTCCGAGGAGGAGATCGCTACCTTCTGCGAGATCAACTACGGCGTCACTTTCCCGCTTACCGAAAAGATCAAGGTGAAAGGCGGCGGGCAGCACCCGGTTTACGCCTGGCTTACCCAAAAGAAATACAACGGCGTATCGGACGCCAAGGTGAGCTGGAATTTCAATAAATTCCTCATCTCGCCGGAAGGGAAGTGGCTGGCGCATTTTCCGTCGAAAGTAGAGCCGATGAGTGAGGAGATTACTCAATACTTGCAGTAA